A region from the Triticum aestivum cultivar Chinese Spring chromosome 3D, IWGSC CS RefSeq v2.1, whole genome shotgun sequence genome encodes:
- the LOC123078165 gene encoding ATP-dependent Clp protease proteolytic subunit-related protein 4, chloroplastic: MEAVAALDARALFSPPTALPSSPSSRLRLAARPRALAASPAFVAATPKQRFLTPHPDPAGGRGTRDVVAMVIPFLRGTAFEQPPPDLASFLYKNRIVYLGMCLVPSVTELMLAEFLYLQYEDAEKPIYMYINSTGTTKNGEKLGYETEAFAVYDAMRYVKIPIFTLCIGNAWGEAALLLAAGAKGNRAALPSSTIMMKQPIGRFQGQATDVDIARKEIRNVKIEMVKLLSRHIGKPMEEIARDIRRPKYFSPSEAVDYGIIDKVLHNVKSQTDAGLVSEVKKELI; this comes from the exons ATGGAGGCGGTCGCCGCCCTCGACGCCCGCGCCCTCTTCTCCCCTCCCAccgccctcccctcctccccctcctcccgcctccgcctcgccgcccgtccgcgcgcgctcgccgcctcccccgccttcGTCGCCGCCACCCCCAAGCAGCGCTTCCTGACCCCCCACCCGGACCCCGCCGGTGGCCGCGGCACCAGGGATGTCGTCGCGATG GTTATCCCGTTCCTGAGGGGAACAGCGTTTGAGCAGCCGCCGCCGGATTTGGCCTCATTCCTTTACAAGAACAGGATCGTGTACCTGGGGATGTGCCTCGTGCCGTCGGTGACGGAGCTCATGCTCGCCGAGTTCCTCTACCTTCAGTACGAGGACGCGGAGAAGCCCATCTACATGTACATCAACTCCACCGGCACTACCAAG AATGGCGAGAAATTGGGTTACGAGACGGAAGCTTTTGCTGTATATGATGCTATGAG GTATGTCAAAATTCCAATTTTCACACTCTGTATTGGCAATGCATGGGGAGAAGCTGCTTTACTCTTGGCTGCTGGTGCTAAAGGTAACCGTGCCGCACTTCCATCATCGACGATAATGATGAAGCAG CCAATTGGTCGATTTCAAGGTCAGGCGACAGATGTTGACATAGCAAGAAAGGAAATACGAAATGTGAAGATAGAAATG GTTAAGCTGCTATCAAGACACATAGGCAAACCAATGGAAGAGATTGCTCGAGACATTAGGCGGCCTAAATACTTCAGCCCAAGTGAGGCAGTGGATTACGGTATCATCGACAAG GTGCTGCACAATGTGAAGAGCCAAACAGACGCCGGCCTCGTGTCGGAAGTCAAAAAAGAGTTAATTTGA